From a single Hemibagrus wyckioides isolate EC202008001 linkage group LG27, SWU_Hwy_1.0, whole genome shotgun sequence genomic region:
- the lingo1b gene encoding leucine-rich repeat and immunoglobulin-like domain-containing nogo receptor-interacting protein 1-B isoform X1, whose translation MTFLQVTSRMVAGVVSGHSYLVACWQPILILMLGTVLSGSTTGCPSRCECNAQERSVLCHRRKLVALPEGIPIETRLLDLSKNRLKAINPEEFINYPHLEDLQLNENVISVIEPGAFSNLFGLRTLGLRNNKLKLIQLGVFTGLSNLTRLDISENKIVILLDYMFQDLYNLKELEVGDSELVFISHRAFHGLSSLEQLTMERCNMTSVPTEAFSHLHTLLVLKLWHFNVNLIRDFSFRRLYRLKVLEVTNWPFLEGLTDKSLHGLNITTLSITHCNLTAIPYVAIQHLVYLRSLNFSFNPIETVEGNKLHNLMRLQVFDLVGGRLVNIEPYSFRGLNYLKVLNISSNSLSTLEESAFHSVGNLETLALYDNPLACDCRLLWVFRRRWRLNFNKQQPSCTSPEFVQGKEFKDFPDILPPNYFTCQKSKIRDHKPLQRFVDEGTTVRFACQADGDPTPVIMWQSPRKQFITTKTVGRLSVSLDGTLEVRYAQIQDNGTYTCIATNAGGNDTKLAHLHVHSYSPNWPHQSNKTFAFISNQPNESGANETGRSVPFPFDMKTLIIATTMGFISFLGVVLFCLVLLFLWSRGKGNAKPNIEIEYVPRRVEGQTSPTEETHKIRMKMM comes from the coding sequence CAGGTAACCAGCAGAATGGTGGCTGGCGTGGTGAGTGGGCACAGCTACCTGGTGGCATGCTGGCAGCCCATTCTTATCCTGATGCTGGGCACTGTGCTGTCGGGTTCCACTACAGGATGCCCGTCCCGCTGTGAGTGCAATGCCCAGGAGCGCTCTGTGCTGTGCCACCGCAGGAAGCTGGTTGCCCTTCCAGAGGGAATCCCTATTGAGACGCGACTGTTGGACCTGAGCAAAAATCGCTTGAAAGCCATCAACCCAGAGGAGTTCATCAACTATCCCCACCTGGAGGACCTGCAGCTTAATGAGAATGTCATCTCAGTCATCGAGCCAGGCGCATTCAGTAATCTGTTTGGATTACGGACGTTAGGACTGCGCAACAACAAACTGAAGCTCATTCAGCTAGGTGTATTTACTGGTTTGAGTAACCTCACCAGACTGGATATAAGTGAGAATAAAATAGTTATCTTGTTGGATTACATGTTTCAGGACCTTTACAATCTTAAAGAACTGGAAGTGGGAGATAGTGAGCTGGTCTTCATCTCTCATAGAGCCTTTCATGGACTCAGTAGTTTAGAGCAGCTCACCATGGAGAGGTGCAACATGACCTCTGTGCCCACGGAGGCCTTCAGCCATCTCCATACCCTGTTGGTACTCAAGTTGTGGCATTTTAATGTCAACCTCATTAGAGATTTTTCCTTCAGGAGACTTTACCGGCTGAAAGTGTTAGAAGTAACGAATTGGCCCTTTCTTGAAGGCCTGACCGATAAGTCCCTCCACGGCCTCAACATTACCACACTAAGCATCACACACTGCAACCTCACTGCCATCCCCTACGTGGCCATCCAGCACCTTGTGTACCTTCGCTCTCTCAACTTTTCATTCAATCCCATAGAGACTGTGGAGGGCAACAAACTGCACAACTTGATGAGGCTGCAAGTATTTGACTTAGTAGGTGGTCGATTGGTCAATATTGAGCCTTACTCTTTCAGAGGACTAAACTACCTTAAGGTTCTCAACATTTCCAGCAATAGCTTGAGCACTTTAGAAGAGTCTGCCTTTCACTCAGTTGGTAATCTTGAGACCCTGGCCCTATATGACAACCCCTTGGCATGCGACTGTCGCTTGTTATGGGTTTTCCGCCGCCGTTGGAGGCTCAATTTCAACAAGCAGCAGCCATCTTGCACTTCCCCTGAGTTTGTGCAAGGAAAAGAATTTAAAGATTTCCCGGATATTCTCCCTCCTAATTATTTTACTTGTCAGAAATCTAAGATTCGGGACCATAAACCCCTTCAGAGATTTGTGGATGAAGGGACCACAGTTCGCTTTGCATGCCAAGCAGATGGGGACCCAACCCCTGTGATCATGTGGCAGTCTCCTCGGAAGCAATTCATCACCACCAAAACAGTTGGACGTCTGTCAGTGTCTCTGGACGGCACTCTGGAAGTACGATATGCCCAAATACAAGACAATGGCACATATACATGTATCGCGACCAATGCAGGGGGTAAtgacaccaaacttgctcatttACATGTTCATAGTTATTCACCCAACTGGCCCCATCAGTCTAATAAGACATTTGCTTTCATCTCCAACCAGCCCAATGAAAGTGGTGCCAATGAAACTGGTAGATCAGTCCCATTTCCATTTGATATGAAGACTCTTATCATTGCTACTACTATGGGATTTATTTCCTTCCTCGGAGTGGTATTGTTTTGTCTTGTACTCCTCTTTCTTTGGAGTCGGGGGAAAGGTAATGCCAAGCCAAACATCGAAATTGAGTATGTGCCACGTAGAGTAGAGGGGCAGACCAGTCCAACTGAGGAAACCCATAAGATCagaatgaaaatgatgtaa
- the lingo1b gene encoding leucine-rich repeat and immunoglobulin-like domain-containing nogo receptor-interacting protein 1-B isoform X2 has product MTFLVTSRMVAGVVSGHSYLVACWQPILILMLGTVLSGSTTGCPSRCECNAQERSVLCHRRKLVALPEGIPIETRLLDLSKNRLKAINPEEFINYPHLEDLQLNENVISVIEPGAFSNLFGLRTLGLRNNKLKLIQLGVFTGLSNLTRLDISENKIVILLDYMFQDLYNLKELEVGDSELVFISHRAFHGLSSLEQLTMERCNMTSVPTEAFSHLHTLLVLKLWHFNVNLIRDFSFRRLYRLKVLEVTNWPFLEGLTDKSLHGLNITTLSITHCNLTAIPYVAIQHLVYLRSLNFSFNPIETVEGNKLHNLMRLQVFDLVGGRLVNIEPYSFRGLNYLKVLNISSNSLSTLEESAFHSVGNLETLALYDNPLACDCRLLWVFRRRWRLNFNKQQPSCTSPEFVQGKEFKDFPDILPPNYFTCQKSKIRDHKPLQRFVDEGTTVRFACQADGDPTPVIMWQSPRKQFITTKTVGRLSVSLDGTLEVRYAQIQDNGTYTCIATNAGGNDTKLAHLHVHSYSPNWPHQSNKTFAFISNQPNESGANETGRSVPFPFDMKTLIIATTMGFISFLGVVLFCLVLLFLWSRGKGNAKPNIEIEYVPRRVEGQTSPTEETHKIRMKMM; this is encoded by the coding sequence GTAACCAGCAGAATGGTGGCTGGCGTGGTGAGTGGGCACAGCTACCTGGTGGCATGCTGGCAGCCCATTCTTATCCTGATGCTGGGCACTGTGCTGTCGGGTTCCACTACAGGATGCCCGTCCCGCTGTGAGTGCAATGCCCAGGAGCGCTCTGTGCTGTGCCACCGCAGGAAGCTGGTTGCCCTTCCAGAGGGAATCCCTATTGAGACGCGACTGTTGGACCTGAGCAAAAATCGCTTGAAAGCCATCAACCCAGAGGAGTTCATCAACTATCCCCACCTGGAGGACCTGCAGCTTAATGAGAATGTCATCTCAGTCATCGAGCCAGGCGCATTCAGTAATCTGTTTGGATTACGGACGTTAGGACTGCGCAACAACAAACTGAAGCTCATTCAGCTAGGTGTATTTACTGGTTTGAGTAACCTCACCAGACTGGATATAAGTGAGAATAAAATAGTTATCTTGTTGGATTACATGTTTCAGGACCTTTACAATCTTAAAGAACTGGAAGTGGGAGATAGTGAGCTGGTCTTCATCTCTCATAGAGCCTTTCATGGACTCAGTAGTTTAGAGCAGCTCACCATGGAGAGGTGCAACATGACCTCTGTGCCCACGGAGGCCTTCAGCCATCTCCATACCCTGTTGGTACTCAAGTTGTGGCATTTTAATGTCAACCTCATTAGAGATTTTTCCTTCAGGAGACTTTACCGGCTGAAAGTGTTAGAAGTAACGAATTGGCCCTTTCTTGAAGGCCTGACCGATAAGTCCCTCCACGGCCTCAACATTACCACACTAAGCATCACACACTGCAACCTCACTGCCATCCCCTACGTGGCCATCCAGCACCTTGTGTACCTTCGCTCTCTCAACTTTTCATTCAATCCCATAGAGACTGTGGAGGGCAACAAACTGCACAACTTGATGAGGCTGCAAGTATTTGACTTAGTAGGTGGTCGATTGGTCAATATTGAGCCTTACTCTTTCAGAGGACTAAACTACCTTAAGGTTCTCAACATTTCCAGCAATAGCTTGAGCACTTTAGAAGAGTCTGCCTTTCACTCAGTTGGTAATCTTGAGACCCTGGCCCTATATGACAACCCCTTGGCATGCGACTGTCGCTTGTTATGGGTTTTCCGCCGCCGTTGGAGGCTCAATTTCAACAAGCAGCAGCCATCTTGCACTTCCCCTGAGTTTGTGCAAGGAAAAGAATTTAAAGATTTCCCGGATATTCTCCCTCCTAATTATTTTACTTGTCAGAAATCTAAGATTCGGGACCATAAACCCCTTCAGAGATTTGTGGATGAAGGGACCACAGTTCGCTTTGCATGCCAAGCAGATGGGGACCCAACCCCTGTGATCATGTGGCAGTCTCCTCGGAAGCAATTCATCACCACCAAAACAGTTGGACGTCTGTCAGTGTCTCTGGACGGCACTCTGGAAGTACGATATGCCCAAATACAAGACAATGGCACATATACATGTATCGCGACCAATGCAGGGGGTAAtgacaccaaacttgctcatttACATGTTCATAGTTATTCACCCAACTGGCCCCATCAGTCTAATAAGACATTTGCTTTCATCTCCAACCAGCCCAATGAAAGTGGTGCCAATGAAACTGGTAGATCAGTCCCATTTCCATTTGATATGAAGACTCTTATCATTGCTACTACTATGGGATTTATTTCCTTCCTCGGAGTGGTATTGTTTTGTCTTGTACTCCTCTTTCTTTGGAGTCGGGGGAAAGGTAATGCCAAGCCAAACATCGAAATTGAGTATGTGCCACGTAGAGTAGAGGGGCAGACCAGTCCAACTGAGGAAACCCATAAGATCagaatgaaaatgatgtaa